Genomic window (Luteitalea sp.):
TGGTCGGAAAGGGCTGCGTCGGCCATGCCTGCTCGCCCGGGACGTCACTCTTCGGCACTGGGCGCTCTTCGATGGGCCACAGCGGCTCCCCGGTCACGCGGTCGAACACGTAGAGGAACCCCGTCTTCCCCGCGTGCGCCACGGCGTCGATGCGACGCCCGTTGTGCTCAACACTCACCAGCTGCGGCGCCGACACGTTGTCCAGGTCCCACAAGTCGTGATGAATCGTTTGGAAATGCCACAGGCGCTTCCCCGTGCGCGCGTCGAGCGCAAGCAGGCTGTTGGCGAACAAGTTCATCCCGTGCCGATCCGCACCATAGAAGTCGTAGGTCGCCGAGCCGGTCGGGAGATAGACGATGCCTCGTGCCTCGTCTATCGACATGGCGGCCCAGTTGTTGACGCCGCCGGCATACTTGTAGGCATCCTTGGGCCACGTGTCGTAGCCGTACTCACCAGGTCCCGGCACCGTGTGAAACTGCCAGACACGCTTGCCCGTCAGCACGTCGTACGCGCGGATGTCGCCAGGCGGCGCCATGTAGGCCTCGCCGATCGCCGAGCCCATGATGAGCAGGTTCTTCCACACCTTGCCGGGGCTCTTCGACTGGATGCGCCCGTCGGTGCCCTCCACGCGCACCACGCCGTCCCGCAGGTCGACCACGCCGTCGGTCCCGAAGCTCGGAATAGACTCGCCGGTTCGCGCATCGATGGCTTGCAGATAGCCATCGATGGCAAAGAACAGCCGATTCTGCTTGCCGTCCTCGCTCTGCCAGTAGTTGACGCCGCGGCTGGTCATGCCCGACAAGCCTTCATGGATCCAGATCTCCTTCCCGCTCGTCGCGTCCAACGCGATCAGCGCGTCGTCGCGCCCCGCCACGTACATCACGTCGTCGACCACGATCGGATTGAACCCGGTCGTGCCGTGCGGATAGAACCACGCCACCTCGAGCTGCCGCACATTGGACTTGTCAATCTGATCGAGGCTCACGAAATGTGAGCTCCCCGGATCGCCTTCGAAGTCCCACCACCACTTGTTGCTCCGCTCGTCGCTCACGGCCGTCACGCTGACCAGGCCGATGAGCACCACGACGAAGAGCGGTAACGCGAGACCGACGCCGCGTGAACGGCCATCGGCCCGGCTCCACGATCGAGAATCCTTATCCACGAGTGGCCGGTGCATGCTCTTCTCCTGGCGACACGACGTTGGTTATCGGGCCGAGATGTTCGCCGTCAGCGCCTGAATCATGGCCTTCGCCGCGGCAATCGTGTCCTTCGGTGGACGCCCGTAGAACTCGATCGAGTAGATGCCCTGGAAGCCGGAGGCCTCCGTGGCTTTGATGAGTGGAACGACGTCGTAGTTGATGTGGCGGTTCTCGTCATCGAAGTCGAGCTGTTTGGCCGACACCAGCTCGAGATACGGGAACAGCTTGCTCAACCCCGCGACCTGCGCCTCCGGAGAGCCCGACGGAGTGTTGCCCCAGTCCGCGATGACACGACAGCTCGGATCGTCGACGGTCTTCGCGATGGCGACGACCTTGTCGATATCCGCGCTGTACCCTACGTGGTTCTCGATCAGGATCGTCACGCCGATCTGTTTGCCGTACTCCGCCAGTTGGCGGAACGAGTCGGCGGTGCGCTCCACGTCCCAGGCGTCAGGCGGTCCACCGCCGGTGTTCGCGCGCAGCATGGACGCGCCGACCGCAGCCGCCCGATCCATCCACTGCTTGATGGACGCGATGGATTCAGACCGCGCCGCCTCGTCTGGGTCGGAGAGGTTCTCCGGGCCATCCACCTGGATGTTGATGATCCGCGAGCCTACGGCCGCCGCTGCCGCTTTGATCTCCCGGCAGTAGTCGATCGAGGTGTCGGCGAATTGCATGCTCCAAATCTCCACGTTGTGGAGGCCGAGCGCGTCGGCGATGAACTTCGGCGCGGTCAGCAGCGTGAGCTCCTGGCCGGCCGGCAGCGGGCCCGCCTTCCGATCACGGGTGGCGGTGAAGCGGTCGCGGAAGCAGACCGTCGTGATCCCGATCCGCCTCAGGACCGATGCAGGAGCCGACTGCCACGCACTGACCGCCCCCACGGTCCGGCCGAGCGCGGGCACGCTCGCACCAAGCGACACCGCCGCCAGCGTGCGGCTGCTACACCAAATGAACGACCGGCGCGTCATGGATCTCTCCTCGATGCTCATCGTCATCCCGCCACCGGGACGACACGTCAACGCTACAATCGGAGACAGGAGTGTGTACCACGTTCGCCGACATGTGTAAACCGCATTCGAAACTCGAGAACGTGGCGTCCCGGCATACGGAACATGTGCGTCGGCGCCGGGGCAAGGGCATAATGTGCACCACACTCGCGGATCGCGATCAACGAGACCGCCGCGCCCCCGGACCGAGACGTCATCTACCTATGAGGAGACTGGTTCATGCCCCGGAAGCTGATTGACTTGAGTATGCGCGTTCACAACGATATGGTGGCTTTTCCTCGCGTGGTGCGCCCCTCGATGGCGATGTACGAGACGTGGCAGCAGTTTGCCGACCGCATCGGCGCCGCCAAGCATGGCGTCGACTGGCTCACCGCCAGCTATCTGGTGGTGCTCGGCGACCATATCGGCACCCACCTGGATTCGCTGCGCCATCTACGCGATGATGCACCGGGGCCGGAGGGCATTCCGCTCGAGTACTGCTATGGTGACGGCGTGTGTCTGGACTTCCGCCATCTGCCGAAAGGGGCCGGGATCAGCGTGGACGACATGAAAGCGGCGCTCACGAAGATCAGGTATACGTTGAAGCCGCTCGATATCGTGCTCATTCACACGGGGG
Coding sequences:
- a CDS encoding PQQ-binding-like beta-propeller repeat protein produces the protein MHRPLVDKDSRSWSRADGRSRGVGLALPLFVVVLIGLVSVTAVSDERSNKWWWDFEGDPGSSHFVSLDQIDKSNVRQLEVAWFYPHGTTGFNPIVVDDVMYVAGRDDALIALDATSGKEIWIHEGLSGMTSRGVNYWQSEDGKQNRLFFAIDGYLQAIDARTGESIPSFGTDGVVDLRDGVVRVEGTDGRIQSKSPGKVWKNLLIMGSAIGEAYMAPPGDIRAYDVLTGKRVWQFHTVPGPGEYGYDTWPKDAYKYAGGVNNWAAMSIDEARGIVYLPTGSATYDFYGADRHGMNLFANSLLALDARTGKRLWHFQTIHHDLWDLDNVSAPQLVSVEHNGRRIDAVAHAGKTGFLYVFDRVTGEPLWPIEERPVPKSDVPGEQAWPTQPFPTKPPPFARQTFGVEDINRWLLDPDEYAEMRERVSKARNEGLYTPPALIDTISMPGNQGGSNWGTTAANPEKGLVYVLNLDSVAILKLENVKTRGGLDRRAEAAAGAQVYQQQCQVCHGALDGSGASGMAGDIAPPLTGVTDRIGEDVIRTIVTDGKGFMRPVSSITDAELTTLLRYLANPDGRRRRAGASPVASAFPPGPVVASGGAPLPSQRPRDLDAAPSYGGNGGNAGSVPYPPDVDVPPVRYMSDYGVMSRATAPPYTTLVAYDLNTATIKWQVPVGDDPATSARGGPTGTGGMRLRHGIVTTKTGLVFVAGGDGKVRAYDEDNGEVLWTGTLPGASSGIPVSYEAKGRQYVVFASDPRGEQGDAVSADTPRGYVAFALSRR
- a CDS encoding TIM barrel protein, which translates into the protein MTMSIEERSMTRRSFIWCSSRTLAAVSLGASVPALGRTVGAVSAWQSAPASVLRRIGITTVCFRDRFTATRDRKAGPLPAGQELTLLTAPKFIADALGLHNVEIWSMQFADTSIDYCREIKAAAAAVGSRIINIQVDGPENLSDPDEAARSESIASIKQWMDRAAAVGASMLRANTGGGPPDAWDVERTADSFRQLAEYGKQIGVTILIENHVGYSADIDKVVAIAKTVDDPSCRVIADWGNTPSGSPEAQVAGLSKLFPYLELVSAKQLDFDDENRHINYDVVPLIKATEASGFQGIYSIEFYGRPPKDTIAAAKAMIQALTANISAR
- a CDS encoding cyclase family protein — protein: MPRKLIDLSMRVHNDMVAFPRVVRPSMAMYETWQQFADRIGAAKHGVDWLTASYLVVLGDHIGTHLDSLRHLRDDAPGPEGIPLEYCYGDGVCLDFRHLPKGAGISVDDMKAALTKIRYTLKPLDIVLIHTGAGAIQETEAYLTDHVGMTGEATEWMLDQGVKLAGIDAITFDPPVWAMFERKKFWEAHRVMLEREYYHLENMTNLDQLPSSGFTLSVFPVKWVDTTAAPVRAVAILDD